From one Erythrobacter sp. HKB08 genomic stretch:
- a CDS encoding DASS family sodium-coupled anion symporter has product MTANRIGLVIGALGLLAGIILPTPEGMTREAFIVAGLVVLMAAWWMTEAIPLTATALMPFIVLPLAGVMTARDTASAYYAPILFLLLGGAFIALAIERTGLHRRLSLAILKGIGSGGGQTRLLLAFMISAAILSMLISNTSTSLIMMPMALAVLAGGGVAAGEREGLSGALPMGIAFAASIGGLGTIVGSPTNGIAVALLDEMTGLRISFAEWMAYGLPVVLIGVPLAAFIISHVQQVASHPFDVKAARAAIDDHAPWSSAEKRLLPIIAITFALWMSQRWVAPYLPENSWTDGTIAILASLALFLLPDGTGRPMLQWHEADRAPWGVIMMFGGGLALAAGMQASGLADWLGQALLPLDALPLVVVALAIVAMVVLITEFASNVATASGIIPVVASLVVALGVDPILLAMPAALAASWGFMLPAGTGPNAIAWSTGHIRIGRMVGAGILLDLAGIFLIVGMVWAVAAIL; this is encoded by the coding sequence ATGACTGCCAATCGGATAGGGCTGGTTATCGGCGCGCTCGGGCTGCTCGCCGGGATCATCCTGCCGACGCCCGAGGGCATGACGCGCGAGGCATTCATCGTCGCGGGCCTCGTCGTGCTGATGGCAGCCTGGTGGATGACCGAGGCTATCCCGCTTACCGCGACTGCCCTGATGCCGTTCATCGTCCTGCCCCTCGCCGGAGTGATGACCGCGCGCGACACGGCGAGCGCCTATTACGCGCCGATCCTGTTCCTGCTGCTCGGCGGCGCGTTCATTGCGCTCGCGATCGAGCGGACCGGGCTGCACCGGCGGCTGTCGCTGGCGATCCTCAAGGGTATCGGCAGCGGCGGCGGGCAGACGCGGCTGCTGCTCGCCTTCATGATCAGCGCGGCGATCCTTTCCATGCTGATCTCCAACACCTCGACCTCGCTCATCATGATGCCGATGGCGCTCGCCGTCCTCGCCGGAGGCGGGGTCGCGGCGGGCGAGCGAGAGGGGCTTTCCGGCGCGCTGCCGATGGGCATTGCCTTTGCCGCGAGCATCGGCGGCCTCGGCACGATCGTCGGTTCGCCGACCAACGGGATCGCCGTCGCCCTGCTCGACGAGATGACCGGCCTGCGCATCAGTTTCGCGGAATGGATGGCTTACGGCCTCCCGGTCGTGCTGATCGGGGTACCGCTCGCCGCGTTCATCATTTCGCACGTCCAGCAGGTCGCCTCGCACCCGTTCGACGTAAAAGCGGCGCGTGCGGCGATCGACGACCATGCCCCTTGGTCGAGCGCCGAGAAGCGCCTCCTGCCGATCATCGCCATCACCTTCGCGCTGTGGATGAGCCAGCGCTGGGTCGCGCCCTACTTGCCGGAGAACAGCTGGACCGACGGGACGATCGCGATCCTCGCCTCGCTCGCGCTGTTCCTGCTGCCCGACGGGACGGGCCGACCGATGCTGCAATGGCACGAGGCCGACCGCGCGCCTTGGGGTGTGATCATGATGTTCGGCGGCGGCCTCGCGCTTGCAGCAGGGATGCAGGCGTCCGGCCTTGCGGACTGGCTCGGTCAGGCGCTTCTGCCGCTCGACGCACTGCCGCTGGTCGTCGTCGCGCTCGCCATCGTCGCCATGGTCGTGCTGATCACCGAGTTCGCCAGTAATGTCGCAACGGCGAGCGGCATCATCCCGGTCGTTGCGAGCCTCGTCGTCGCGCTCGGGGTCGATCCGATCCTGCTCGCAATGCCTGCCGCCCTCGCCGCGAGCTGGGGTTTCATGCTGCCGGCAGGCACCGGGCCGAACGCCATCGCATGGTCGACCGGGCACATCCGGATCGGCCGCATGGTCGGCGCCGGGATCCTGCTCGATCTGGCGGGGATTTTCCTGATCGTCGGAATGGTGTGGGCGGTTGCGGCCATCCTCTAA
- a CDS encoding cystathionine gamma-synthase family protein, translating into MTDAVDAAETPTPRRKPKAPVTTINGREMKPSTLMMGYGYDPALSEGSLKAPIFLTSTFAFENAAAGKRHFEGITGQRPGGAEGLVYSRFNGPNQEILEDRLAIWDGAEDALCFSSGMTAICILMLAYCSAGDVIVHSGPLYAASEGFVAKVLSKFGVTYIDFPAGANREELDAVLEKAKAQAEANGGKVAMIYLESPGNPTNALVDVEAVKAARDAKLDMDCPIAIDNTFLGPLWQRPLDNGADIVCYSLTKYVGGHSDLVAGSVAGAKKWMDPVRALRNTMGGIADPNTAWMLLRSLETVELRMQRAGENAEKVCEFLRGHPKVEGLGYLGFIKDERQQDIYDRHCTGAGSTFSVFIQGGEAECFRFLDALKVAKLAVSLGGTETLASHPASMTHLSVPHARRDQLGITDNLVRISIGIEDPDDLIADFAQALDAV; encoded by the coding sequence ATGACCGACGCAGTCGACGCAGCTGAAACCCCGACCCCGCGCCGCAAGCCCAAGGCGCCCGTCACCACGATCAATGGCCGCGAAATGAAGCCCAGCACGCTGATGATGGGCTATGGCTACGACCCCGCCCTTTCGGAAGGCTCGCTCAAGGCGCCGATCTTCCTCACCAGCACTTTCGCTTTCGAGAACGCGGCCGCAGGCAAGCGCCACTTCGAAGGCATCACCGGCCAGCGTCCGGGCGGTGCGGAAGGCCTCGTCTATTCGCGCTTCAACGGCCCGAACCAGGAAATCCTCGAAGATCGCCTCGCCATCTGGGACGGCGCGGAAGACGCGCTGTGCTTCTCCAGCGGCATGACCGCGATCTGCATCCTGATGCTGGCCTATTGCTCGGCCGGCGACGTGATCGTCCACTCCGGCCCGCTCTATGCGGCGAGCGAAGGCTTCGTCGCCAAGGTGCTGAGCAAGTTCGGCGTGACCTATATCGACTTCCCGGCAGGCGCGAACCGCGAGGAACTCGACGCCGTGCTCGAAAAGGCGAAGGCGCAGGCCGAGGCGAACGGCGGCAAGGTCGCGATGATCTACCTCGAAAGCCCGGGCAACCCGACCAATGCGCTGGTCGACGTCGAAGCGGTCAAGGCCGCGCGCGATGCGAAGCTCGACATGGATTGCCCGATCGCGATCGACAACACCTTCCTCGGCCCGCTGTGGCAGCGCCCGCTCGACAATGGCGCGGACATCGTCTGCTACTCGCTGACCAAATATGTCGGCGGCCATTCGGACCTCGTGGCAGGTTCGGTCGCAGGCGCGAAGAAGTGGATGGACCCGGTCCGTGCGCTGCGCAACACGATGGGTGGCATTGCCGACCCGAACACCGCGTGGATGCTCCTGCGCAGCCTCGAAACCGTCGAACTGCGCATGCAGCGCGCCGGCGAGAATGCGGAGAAGGTGTGCGAATTCCTTCGCGGCCATCCGAAGGTCGAAGGCCTCGGCTATCTCGGCTTCATCAAGGACGAGCGCCAGCAGGACATCTACGACCGTCACTGCACCGGCGCGGGCTCGACCTTCTCGGTCTTCATCCAGGGCGGCGAGGCGGAATGCTTCCGTTTCCTCGATGCGCTCAAGGTCGCCAAGCTCGCGGTCAGCCTCGGCGGTACCGAAACGCTGGCGAGCCACCCGGCGAGCATGACGCACCTCTCGGTCCCGCACGCACGCCGCGACCAGCTCGGCATCACCGACAACCTCGTACGCATCTCGATCGGTATCGAGGACCCGGACGACCTGATCGCCGACTTCGCACAGGCGCTGGACGCTGTCTGA
- a CDS encoding RimK family alpha-L-glutamate ligase, producing the protein MRRVGFLACPGTLPGSSDRRADAHEHDLQVAALREGFAPAGLELVEIDWRAPESAFDGIELVLLGTVWDYQDHAERFFATIEGLAARGIAVCNPPELVRWNIEKTYLRDLEQAGAPVIPTLWLDDPNGADIAAAFDYFGCDRLVVKRQVGAGAEGQMSFDRTAPPSPDWRYGHRAMVQPFLPAIVEEGEYSFVFFDGEFSHCIRKTAAPGEYRIQSLYGGKEEAIDPPAEDIASAQAVVRAIPGDTPLYARIDMIRQDGALAVMEAELIEPYLYPEQATGFGARMAEAILKRI; encoded by the coding sequence ATGCGGCGCGTCGGTTTCCTCGCGTGCCCGGGCACACTGCCGGGCTCGTCGGACCGGCGCGCCGATGCCCACGAGCACGATTTGCAGGTAGCGGCCCTTCGCGAAGGATTCGCACCTGCAGGGCTCGAGCTGGTCGAAATCGACTGGCGCGCGCCGGAAAGCGCGTTCGACGGGATTGAGCTCGTCCTTCTCGGCACGGTATGGGACTACCAGGACCATGCCGAGCGGTTCTTCGCGACCATCGAGGGGTTGGCTGCCCGCGGCATCGCCGTGTGCAATCCGCCCGAACTGGTCCGCTGGAATATCGAGAAGACCTACCTGCGCGATCTCGAGCAAGCGGGCGCTCCAGTCATCCCGACCCTGTGGCTCGACGATCCGAATGGCGCCGACATCGCCGCCGCGTTCGATTACTTCGGCTGCGACCGGCTCGTCGTCAAACGCCAGGTCGGCGCCGGCGCGGAAGGTCAGATGAGTTTCGATCGCACCGCCCCGCCCTCGCCCGACTGGCGCTACGGCCACCGCGCGATGGTCCAGCCGTTCCTTCCGGCAATCGTCGAGGAAGGCGAATACAGCTTCGTTTTCTTCGACGGCGAATTCTCGCACTGCATCCGCAAGACCGCCGCGCCGGGCGAATATCGCATCCAGTCGCTTTATGGCGGCAAGGAGGAAGCGATCGACCCGCCTGCCGAAGACATCGCTTCCGCGCAGGCGGTCGTGCGCGCGATACCGGGCGATACGCCGCTCTACGCCCGCATCGACATGATCCGGCAGGACGGCGCACTGGCAGTGATGGAGGCGGAACTGATAGAGCCCTACCTCTATCCCGAGCAGGCAACCGGCTTCGGCGCGCGCATGGCCGAAGCGATACTCAAGCGAATCTAG
- the purT gene encoding formate-dependent phosphoribosylglycinamide formyltransferase, whose amino-acid sequence MAHTAKILLLGSGELGREFVISAKRLGAYVVACDAYEAAPAMQLADAFEVFSMLDGEALRAVVRKHRPDFIVPEVEAIRTEVLAEVEAEGFTVVPSARATQMTMNRDAIRDLAAQQLGLTTSRYRYAESLEEVLAGAEHTGLPCVIKPVMSSSGKGQSTVRDADELETAWNYAVDNMRGDRKRVIVEQFVDFDYEITLLTVRHKNGVTFCPPIGHRQERGDYQESWQPTPMSEAAIASAQDMARKVVDDLGGYGLFGVEFFVKGDEVIFSELSPRPHDTGMVTLVSQNLSEFDLHARAILGLPIPEELRARPSASAVILADRASETVSYSGLADAMENGSDIRIFAKPVTRPYRRMGVALATAGDTDTARRKAAEAAAKVHIHYGD is encoded by the coding sequence ATGGCCCATACCGCGAAAATCCTCCTCCTCGGTTCGGGCGAACTGGGCCGCGAATTCGTCATCTCGGCCAAGCGGCTCGGTGCCTATGTCGTCGCCTGCGATGCATATGAGGCAGCGCCGGCCATGCAGCTGGCCGATGCGTTCGAAGTGTTCTCGATGCTCGACGGCGAAGCGCTGCGCGCCGTGGTCCGTAAGCACCGCCCCGACTTCATCGTGCCCGAGGTCGAGGCGATCCGCACCGAAGTGCTCGCAGAGGTCGAGGCGGAAGGCTTCACCGTCGTCCCCTCTGCCCGGGCGACGCAGATGACCATGAACCGCGATGCGATCCGCGATCTGGCCGCGCAGCAGCTCGGCCTCACGACTTCGCGCTATCGCTATGCCGAAAGCCTCGAGGAAGTGCTGGCGGGTGCCGAGCACACCGGCCTGCCCTGCGTCATCAAGCCGGTCATGTCGTCTTCGGGCAAGGGCCAGAGCACCGTGCGCGATGCAGACGAGCTGGAAACGGCGTGGAACTATGCGGTCGACAACATGCGCGGCGATCGCAAGCGCGTGATCGTCGAGCAGTTCGTCGACTTCGATTACGAAATTACGCTGCTGACCGTGCGCCACAAGAACGGCGTTACCTTCTGCCCGCCCATCGGCCATCGGCAGGAACGCGGGGACTACCAGGAAAGCTGGCAGCCGACGCCTATGTCCGAAGCAGCAATCGCCTCCGCACAGGACATGGCCCGCAAGGTGGTCGACGATCTGGGCGGCTACGGCCTGTTCGGGGTCGAGTTCTTCGTGAAGGGGGACGAGGTGATATTCTCCGAGCTCAGCCCGCGCCCGCACGATACCGGGATGGTGACGCTGGTGAGCCAGAACCTGTCCGAATTCGACCTGCACGCCCGCGCCATCCTCGGCCTGCCGATCCCCGAAGAACTGCGCGCCCGCCCTTCGGCCAGCGCGGTGATCCTCGCCGACCGGGCAAGCGAGACGGTCAGCTATTCGGGCCTTGCCGATGCGATGGAGAACGGCAGCGACATCCGCATTTTCGCCAAGCCCGTCACCCGGCCCTACCGCCGGATGGGCGTCGCGCTGGCGACTGCGGGCGATACCGACACGGCGCGCCGGAAAGCCGCTGAAGCAGCGGCGAAGGTGCACATCCACTACGGAGATTGA
- a CDS encoding SDR family NAD(P)-dependent oxidoreductase, translated as MAERKPVFLVIGAGAGIGGHTAQRFAAGGYHAVLARRSDEEGLQKLVDAIGDAGGEASGRLIDALLPDTIEELVEDVERSIGPIECALFNLGAQIGNRALADTTDRIFELGWRLATYAPFRLARALMPHMAERGRGSLIVTSATAAVRGNAGQHSHAAAMGGRRMLCQSLNAEFAPKGIHVVHALIDGPVDAPDTLGKMLGDKFEGFKSSKGEDGLLDPAAVAETYWHLAHQPRSAWTHEIDLRPWTDTPWWNDN; from the coding sequence ATGGCAGAGCGCAAACCGGTCTTTCTCGTCATTGGTGCCGGTGCCGGCATCGGTGGCCACACCGCGCAGCGCTTCGCCGCCGGCGGTTATCACGCGGTTCTCGCCCGGCGCTCCGACGAAGAGGGCCTGCAGAAGCTGGTCGATGCCATCGGCGATGCCGGCGGCGAGGCGAGCGGCAGGCTGATCGATGCATTGCTGCCCGATACGATCGAAGAGCTGGTCGAAGACGTCGAGCGCAGCATCGGGCCGATCGAATGCGCCCTGTTCAATCTCGGCGCGCAGATCGGCAACCGCGCCCTCGCCGATACGACCGATCGCATATTCGAGCTCGGATGGAGGCTCGCGACCTATGCGCCTTTCCGCCTCGCCCGCGCGCTGATGCCGCATATGGCGGAACGCGGGCGCGGTTCGCTCATCGTCACCAGCGCGACGGCCGCCGTGCGCGGCAATGCCGGCCAGCACAGCCACGCCGCGGCGATGGGCGGAAGACGGATGCTGTGCCAGAGCCTCAATGCGGAGTTTGCGCCGAAGGGCATCCATGTGGTCCACGCGCTGATCGACGGTCCGGTCGATGCGCCCGATACGCTCGGCAAGATGCTCGGCGACAAGTTCGAGGGCTTCAAATCGAGCAAGGGCGAAGACGGGCTGCTCGATCCCGCTGCGGTGGCGGAAACCTACTGGCACCTCGCCCACCAGCCGCGCAGCGCCTGGACGCACGAGATCGACCTCAGGCCGTGGACCGACACGCCCTGGTGGAACGACAACTAG
- a CDS encoding J domain-containing protein, translating to MVGNRRSNDWGFPRWRGYGSSRDATTVRLCDRHGCEEKGHCPAPKAPNSKERWYFCQKHAAEYNSKWDYFEGLDKAEKEARAKSERSENAGYAEAQHYGWGGSGDGSRSADEMRALDVLELEPDVEFAAIKKAYRAKAKLVHPDVKPGDKEAAEEFQKLQVAYEVLRQAEERREWKG from the coding sequence ATGGTCGGTAATCGCCGGTCGAACGACTGGGGTTTCCCGCGTTGGCGCGGCTATGGCTCGTCGCGCGATGCGACAACCGTTCGCCTGTGCGACCGGCACGGCTGCGAGGAAAAGGGCCACTGTCCCGCGCCGAAGGCTCCGAACAGCAAGGAGCGCTGGTATTTCTGCCAGAAGCACGCGGCGGAATACAATTCCAAGTGGGACTATTTCGAAGGCCTGGACAAGGCCGAGAAGGAAGCGCGCGCGAAAAGCGAGCGGAGCGAGAATGCCGGCTATGCCGAGGCGCAGCACTACGGCTGGGGCGGCAGCGGTGATGGTTCGCGTTCGGCCGACGAGATGCGCGCACTCGACGTCCTCGAGCTGGAACCGGATGTCGAATTCGCTGCGATCAAGAAGGCATACCGCGCCAAGGCGAAGCTGGTGCATCCCGACGTGAAGCCGGGCGACAAGGAAGCCGCCGAGGAGTTCCAGAAGCTGCAGGTCGCCTACGAAGTGCTGCGGCAGGCGGAAGAGCGCCGCGAGTGGAAGGGCTGA
- the pal gene encoding peptidoglycan-associated lipoprotein Pal: MNNRTIVASLLIGTVALGACKPKAPDTLPPEPVETTSSTQTTTTTAPTGAELGTQRHFVDAVNGQNVIYFDTDRYNIDSADAAALQSQAQYLMRYPSIRVTVEGHADERGTREYNLALGERRANAAKNYLVGLGIDASRVRTVSYGKERPVALGSNESAWAQNRRAVTVVIE, from the coding sequence ATGAATAACCGTACTATCGTCGCTTCGCTGCTGATCGGCACCGTTGCCCTCGGCGCTTGCAAACCGAAGGCTCCGGACACGCTTCCGCCCGAGCCGGTCGAGACCACTTCGTCGACGCAGACGACGACCACCACCGCTCCCACCGGGGCGGAGCTCGGCACGCAGCGGCACTTCGTCGACGCAGTGAACGGGCAGAACGTGATCTATTTCGATACCGATCGCTACAACATCGACAGCGCCGATGCTGCCGCCCTGCAGAGCCAGGCGCAGTATCTGATGCGTTATCCGAGCATCCGCGTGACGGTCGAAGGCCATGCCGACGAACGCGGTACTCGCGAATACAACCTCGCGCTCGGCGAACGTCGTGCCAATGCGGCGAAGAACTACCTCGTCGGCCTCGGCATCGATGCGAGCCGCGTGCGCACCGTCAGCTACGGCAAGGAGCGCCCGGTCGCCCTCGGCTCGAACGAGAGCGCGTGGGCGCAGAACCGCCGTGCGGTGACTGTCGTTATCGAGTGA
- the tolB gene encoding Tol-Pal system beta propeller repeat protein TolB — translation MRYLLILLAFGIAAPAAAQDLGDRLPEGGEVETFEQEGLSGSVTDESDWQDLGIAIAGFATDRDVSTPANTSGTAALGKEIGRVVFNDLRNNGLFKPVGPDALPQPTFGQITSPNWPTWSNRSAEMLVHGYVQARPDGRLTVGCYLYDVALQDELARSGWIVPPRDWRRAAHKCADLVYSRLTGESPFFDSRIAFIAETGPKDNRSKRLAIMDSDGANLRFITTGRSTALTPRYSPDYSKLLYLSYVDGNPRIYVYDIGAGRQTLVTENANPTFAPRWSPDGKWILYSMAIAGNTDIYRVSASGGPSVRLTNTPGIDIGGSYSPDGNKIVFESDRSGSQQCYVMDADGSNQRRISFGSARCATPEWSPRGDQIAFTNASSFNISVMSPSGSNVRTLTNGWQDEAPTWAPNGRIIQFFRTERGSGKTSLWQVDLTGRNERKLPTPVDASDPAWGPILP, via the coding sequence ATGCGTTACCTGCTGATTTTGCTCGCATTCGGTATCGCTGCTCCGGCAGCGGCACAGGACCTCGGCGATCGCCTGCCCGAGGGCGGCGAGGTCGAGACTTTCGAGCAGGAGGGTCTGTCGGGTAGCGTGACCGACGAGAGCGACTGGCAGGATCTCGGCATCGCCATCGCGGGCTTCGCGACCGATCGCGACGTCTCGACGCCGGCCAACACCTCCGGCACTGCAGCGCTCGGCAAGGAAATCGGCCGCGTCGTGTTTAACGACCTGCGCAACAACGGCCTCTTCAAGCCGGTCGGTCCGGACGCCCTGCCGCAGCCGACGTTCGGCCAGATCACCTCGCCCAACTGGCCGACCTGGTCGAACCGCAGTGCGGAGATGCTGGTTCACGGCTATGTCCAGGCGCGCCCCGACGGTCGCCTGACGGTCGGCTGCTATCTTTACGATGTCGCCCTGCAGGACGAGCTTGCGCGTTCAGGCTGGATCGTCCCGCCGCGCGACTGGCGCCGGGCTGCGCATAAATGCGCCGACCTCGTCTATTCGCGCCTGACCGGCGAAAGCCCGTTCTTCGACAGCCGCATCGCCTTCATCGCGGAGACCGGCCCTAAGGATAACCGATCCAAGCGGCTTGCGATCATGGACAGCGACGGAGCCAACCTGCGCTTCATCACCACGGGCCGCTCGACCGCGCTGACGCCGCGTTATTCGCCCGACTACAGCAAGCTGCTTTATCTCAGCTACGTCGACGGCAACCCGCGCATCTACGTCTACGATATCGGCGCCGGGCGGCAGACGCTGGTGACCGAAAATGCGAACCCGACCTTCGCGCCGCGCTGGAGCCCGGACGGCAAGTGGATCCTCTATTCCATGGCCATTGCCGGGAACACGGACATCTACCGCGTTTCCGCATCCGGTGGGCCGAGCGTGCGCCTGACCAACACGCCCGGCATCGATATCGGCGGCTCCTATTCGCCCGACGGCAACAAGATCGTGTTCGAAAGCGACCGCTCGGGCAGCCAGCAGTGCTACGTCATGGATGCCGACGGGTCGAACCAGCGCCGCATCAGCTTCGGCAGCGCCCGCTGCGCGACCCCGGAATGGAGCCCGCGCGGCGACCAGATCGCCTTCACCAATGCGAGCAGCTTCAACATTTCCGTCATGTCGCCTTCGGGCAGCAATGTCCGCACGCTGACCAATGGCTGGCAGGACGAGGCACCGACCTGGGCGCCCAATGGCCGCATCATCCAGTTTTTCCGAACCGAGCGAGGCTCGGGCAAAACGTCACTCTGGCAGGTGGATCTCACCGGCCGCAACGAAAGGAAGTTGCCGACGCCGGTGGACGCGTCGGATCCGGCTTGGGGACCGATTCTACCGTAA
- a CDS encoding energy transducer TonB, which produces MQASRLSSEEIIGLIVAVALHLMLLAALVVRLFFPVDPTPLPERVVVSLAEEVGPVDAAPDPVQESRAAIAPTLSDTPLAPSETTVAEPLPAPATRPVPATRAVPADTSPRRRPDRVERTVPQPRPSAAPTRSGGSRIGADFLPGRGDSTDTSETRAVGREFGAREQAALRSAITRQLRPHWRAPQGVDTEQLVTVLRWRLNKDGSLAGAPEVVSQSGVNDANRAQAGVHAERAIRAVQLAAPFDLPEEFYDKWSYIREWRFDRRL; this is translated from the coding sequence ATGCAAGCGTCCCGCCTTTCGTCGGAAGAGATCATCGGCCTCATCGTGGCCGTCGCGCTGCATTTGATGCTGCTGGCGGCGCTCGTCGTGCGGCTGTTCTTCCCCGTCGATCCGACACCGCTTCCCGAACGCGTCGTCGTCAGCCTCGCCGAGGAAGTCGGCCCGGTCGATGCCGCGCCCGACCCAGTGCAGGAGAGCCGCGCGGCAATTGCCCCGACGCTGAGCGACACCCCGCTCGCCCCGAGCGAAACGACCGTCGCCGAGCCGCTGCCTGCGCCTGCAACGCGCCCAGTCCCGGCGACCCGCGCCGTGCCAGCCGACACCTCGCCGCGCCGCCGCCCGGACCGGGTAGAGCGCACCGTGCCGCAGCCGCGTCCGAGCGCTGCGCCTACGCGTAGTGGTGGCAGCCGGATCGGTGCGGATTTCCTGCCCGGCCGCGGCGACAGCACCGATACGAGCGAGACCCGCGCGGTCGGCCGCGAATTTGGCGCGCGCGAGCAGGCGGCACTTCGCTCTGCCATCACGCGCCAGCTGCGCCCGCACTGGCGCGCCCCCCAAGGGGTCGACACCGAACAACTGGTCACGGTCCTGCGCTGGCGTCTCAACAAGGACGGCAGCCTTGCCGGTGCGCCCGAAGTGGTGAGCCAGAGCGGCGTCAACGATGCGAACCGCGCGCAGGCGGGCGTTCATGCGGAGCGTGCCATACGTGCGGTGCAACTCGCCGCACCGTTCGACCTGCCCGAAGAGTTTTACGATAAGTGGTCCTATATCCGCGAATGGCGGTTCGACAGAAGGCTTTGA
- a CDS encoding ExbD/TolR family protein, translating to MAMGLARPGKRTRGSRRAPMAEINVTPFVDVMLVLLIIFMVTAPLLTTGVPVDLPDSRANSLPEEQDPISLSIAADGVIYLDESPLAPGELPDRLANIDRTADGQLPQVTLRADRVLDYGRVMAVMGELNRAGFNRIAMVTTGVAEQPASIAGSDDEQ from the coding sequence ATGGCGATGGGTCTCGCCCGTCCCGGCAAGCGCACGCGCGGTTCGCGCCGCGCTCCGATGGCGGAGATCAACGTCACGCCCTTTGTCGACGTCATGCTGGTGCTGCTGATCATCTTCATGGTCACCGCGCCGCTGCTGACGACCGGCGTTCCGGTCGACCTGCCCGACAGCCGCGCAAACTCCCTGCCGGAGGAACAGGACCCGATTTCGCTCTCCATCGCGGCCGACGGGGTGATCTATCTCGACGAAAGCCCGCTTGCACCGGGCGAGCTGCCCGACCGGCTGGCGAATATCGACCGGACAGCGGACGGGCAGTTGCCGCAAGTGACCCTGCGCGCCGACCGGGTGCTCGATTACGGGCGCGTCATGGCGGTCATGGGTGAACTCAACCGGGCCGGTTTCAATCGGATCGCGATGGTCACCACCGGGGTTGCCGAGCAGCCCGCGTCAATCGCCGGTTCAGACGATGAGCAATAG
- the tolQ gene encoding protein TolQ, translating to MSQLDFLAVATGTGRLDPIQLFLDADIVVQAVMVGLLLASVWSWMIIVGFSLRMNGVRSRGQRFETEFWQTDDFDGFMKAHAKKDVPIARVANSGMAEWRRSTKGAIADREGVRQRVSLAMESQVAEEADTLSSRLNFLATVGSVAPFVGLFGTVWGIMNSFFQIGAQQNSSLAVVAPGISEALFATAIGLFAAIPAVIAYNRFSQSVNSYEAKMQRFADRFHSSLSRQLERM from the coding sequence ATGAGCCAACTCGATTTCCTTGCAGTTGCCACCGGCACGGGCCGTCTCGACCCGATCCAGCTGTTCCTCGATGCCGATATCGTGGTCCAGGCAGTCATGGTCGGCCTGCTGCTCGCCAGCGTATGGAGCTGGATGATCATCGTCGGCTTCTCGCTGCGCATGAACGGCGTGCGTAGCCGTGGCCAGCGGTTCGAAACCGAGTTCTGGCAGACCGACGACTTCGACGGCTTCATGAAAGCGCACGCCAAGAAGGACGTGCCGATCGCGCGGGTCGCCAATTCGGGCATGGCCGAATGGCGTCGCTCCACCAAGGGGGCGATTGCGGACCGCGAAGGCGTTCGCCAGCGCGTTTCGCTCGCGATGGAAAGCCAGGTGGCGGAAGAAGCGGATACGTTGTCCTCGCGCCTCAACTTCCTCGCGACGGTCGGCTCGGTCGCCCCGTTCGTCGGCCTGTTCGGCACGGTCTGGGGCATCATGAACAGCTTCTTCCAGATCGGCGCGCAGCAGAACAGCTCGCTCGCCGTCGTTGCCCCGGGCATTTCGGAAGCGCTCTTCGCGACCGCCATCGGCCTGTTCGCGGCGATCCCGGCGGTCATCGCCTACAACCGCTTCAGCCAGTCGGTGAACAGCTACGAGGCGAAGATGCAGCGCTTTGCCGACCGGTTCCATTCCTCGCTCAGCCGCCAGCTGGAGCGGATGTAA
- a CDS encoding YbgC/FadM family acyl-CoA thioesterase, whose translation MTTRPNPPGGIIDGKRHLYAVRAYYEDTDLSGIVYHANYLRWFERARSDLLRVLEIDQRAAIEAGEGAYAVADLQIRYVRPAKLDDDVVIETRCTDMRAASLRMHQRAWRGEELLTEATLRVGFVAPDGRPRRQPEEWRQAYQSVLSEEDT comes from the coding sequence ATGACGACACGTCCCAATCCCCCCGGCGGCATCATCGACGGCAAACGGCATCTCTATGCCGTGCGTGCCTATTACGAAGATACCGACCTTTCCGGCATCGTCTATCACGCGAACTACCTGCGCTGGTTCGAACGCGCGCGCTCCGACCTGCTGCGCGTGCTCGAGATCGACCAGCGCGCCGCGATCGAGGCGGGCGAGGGGGCCTATGCCGTCGCCGATTTGCAGATCCGCTATGTCCGACCGGCCAAGCTCGACGACGACGTCGTGATCGAAACCCGCTGCACCGATATGCGCGCAGCCAGCCTCAGGATGCACCAGCGCGCCTGGCGCGGCGAGGAACTGCTAACCGAAGCGACCCTTCGCGTCGGTTTCGTCGCCCCCGATGGCCGCCCGCGTCGCCAGCCCGAGGAATGGCGGCAAGCCTACCAATCCGTTCTATCCGAAGAAGACACCTAA